Proteins from one Oscillatoria nigro-viridis PCC 7112 genomic window:
- a CDS encoding transaldolase family protein, whose protein sequence is MGIYLDTAIVAEAAWASKFGWLSGITTNPTLLGKSDLSPDVTLKQLAKLIPGEVYYQLTASDFDGMVAEGKAAFELIGQQTVLKVPATATGFQAVAHLSPSIPCAVTAIYSASQAVVSAEAGAKYAIAYVNRATRLLGDGFSLVQDMANVLKQTNTEILAASIKSPEEAVKTLLAGADHLTLPFDVLQAMAVHELSQQTVDEFAKNGRGI, encoded by the coding sequence ATGGGAATTTATCTCGATACTGCAATTGTAGCCGAAGCCGCATGGGCGAGCAAGTTCGGCTGGCTCTCGGGTATTACTACTAATCCAACCCTCCTGGGAAAAAGCGATTTATCTCCAGATGTGACGCTCAAACAACTGGCAAAACTGATTCCGGGGGAAGTGTATTATCAGCTAACTGCATCTGATTTTGATGGCATGGTAGCAGAAGGAAAAGCGGCTTTTGAATTAATTGGACAGCAAACAGTGTTGAAAGTTCCCGCAACCGCGACTGGTTTCCAAGCAGTAGCGCATTTGTCACCGTCCATTCCTTGCGCGGTGACGGCGATATACAGCGCATCACAAGCAGTTGTCTCAGCAGAAGCGGGTGCAAAATATGCGATCGCCTACGTGAATCGCGCCACCAGATTGTTGGGAGACGGTTTTTCCTTAGTGCAAGATATGGCAAATGTGTTGAAGCAAACTAATACGGAGATTTTGGCAGCTAGCATTAAATCGCCGGAAGAAGCGGTAAAGACTTTATTAGCTGGCGCCGATCATTTGACATTGCCTTTTGATGTATTGCAAGCGATGGCTGTTCACGAATTATCGCAGCAAACTGTTGATGAATTTGCGAAAAACGGGCGAGGAATATGA
- a CDS encoding phytoene desaturase family protein, whose amino-acid sequence MQDFDSIVIGSGIGGLVAGSMLARYGKRVLVCESHIIAGGAAHSFSRRGFHFDSGPSFYCGLTDPRSFNPLRQVFDVLEESIAAISYDPLGHYHFPEGSLPVYADARSYLDAVAKFAPQGAVELQEFQQNLLVLYEALRGIPALALRSDWQLIPVLLSRYSPALLKLLPLVGAIAGSAGSLMDRDVRDPWVRRLIDLECFLLSGLKAHGTVAPEIAFMIGERSRCAIEYPAGGSGAIVDALVRGLQRWGGKLRLGAPVEQILVESGKTTGVRLKNSEVIRAPIVISNATIWDTYTKLLRPEDLPESYRKSALSMPAVDSFMHLHLGIKAEGLEGLTGHHVVVHDSKIDITVPGNTCMISIPTVWDATLAPPGHHAVHAYTLEPYEGWEYGELYQQKKQERSQSLFQALERIIPDLRSRIVLESIGTPLTHARFLRRYQGTYGPAIAAGKGTFPGPQTPVKGLYRVGDSTMPGIGVPAVAASGILCANTLVNSDVTAQFL is encoded by the coding sequence ATGCAAGACTTTGATTCGATCGTAATTGGCAGCGGTATTGGCGGCTTAGTCGCCGGCTCGATGCTAGCTCGCTACGGCAAGCGGGTGCTCGTCTGCGAGAGCCACATCATAGCGGGCGGGGCAGCTCACAGCTTTTCGCGCCGGGGATTTCACTTTGATTCGGGGCCTTCTTTTTATTGCGGTTTGACTGACCCCCGGTCGTTCAATCCTTTGCGGCAAGTTTTTGATGTTTTGGAGGAATCGATCGCAGCAATTTCCTACGATCCGCTGGGGCATTACCACTTTCCGGAGGGAAGTTTGCCGGTTTATGCTGATGCGAGAAGTTACTTAGATGCTGTAGCTAAGTTCGCACCGCAAGGAGCTGTAGAATTACAGGAATTTCAACAAAATTTATTAGTTTTGTATGAAGCTTTGCGTGGAATTCCGGCTTTAGCGCTGAGATCCGACTGGCAGTTGATACCTGTTTTGCTATCTCGGTACTCGCCTGCTTTGCTGAAGCTGTTGCCGTTAGTAGGTGCGATCGCGGGTTCAGCAGGTTCCTTGATGGATCGGGACGTGCGTGACCCTTGGGTGCGGCGTTTGATAGATTTGGAGTGCTTTTTGCTGTCTGGTTTGAAAGCCCACGGAACTGTCGCGCCGGAAATAGCTTTTATGATTGGCGAACGATCGCGCTGTGCGATCGAATATCCTGCAGGTGGCAGCGGTGCGATCGTGGATGCTTTAGTTCGAGGTTTGCAGCGCTGGGGAGGAAAATTGCGCCTGGGAGCTCCCGTCGAGCAAATATTAGTTGAATCCGGCAAAACCACCGGCGTTCGCTTGAAAAATAGCGAAGTTATCCGCGCCCCAATTGTCATTTCAAATGCCACAATCTGGGATACTTATACAAAGTTACTGCGCCCTGAAGATTTGCCGGAAAGCTACCGAAAAAGCGCTTTGTCGATGCCTGCTGTAGACAGTTTCATGCACCTGCATTTAGGAATTAAAGCTGAAGGACTCGAAGGTTTGACCGGCCACCACGTCGTCGTTCACGACAGCAAGATTGACATTACAGTACCCGGAAATACTTGCATGATTTCGATTCCTACAGTGTGGGACGCAACTCTCGCGCCGCCAGGACATCACGCCGTTCACGCTTATACATTAGAACCTTACGAAGGTTGGGAATATGGCGAATTGTATCAGCAGAAAAAGCAAGAGCGATCGCAATCTCTGTTTCAAGCTTTAGAAAGAATTATACCGGATTTGCGATCGCGGATAGTCTTAGAGTCGATCGGCACACCGCTAACCCACGCCCGATTTTTGCGCCGATATCAAGGAACTTACGGGCCTGCAATCGCCGCCGGCAAAGGCACATTTCCCGGGCCGCAAACACCAGTCAAAGGCTTGTATCGGGTGGGAGACAGCACCATGCCGGGAATTGGCGTCCCCGCCGTCGCAGCATCGGGTATTTTGTGCGCGAATACTTTGGTAAATTCCGATGTGACAGCACAATTTTTGTAA
- a CDS encoding PD40 domain-containing protein: protein MTITRVSVDSAGNPGNSYSLFPSISADGQFVAFGSISTNLVPGDTNNSEDIFVRDLLTNTTTRVSVDSAGNQANRYSFPPSISADGRFVAFSSDAANLVPGDTSNTGDIFVRDLLTNTTTRVSVDSAGNPGNSNSFSPSISADGRFVAFLSDAANLVPGDTNNQTDIFVRDLLTNTTTRAFVDSAGNQGNNFSNYPSISANGQKVAFSSLAANLVPGDTNNGPDVFVADIGNTPGGINNSPNAINGTPGNDNLTGTPGNDLINGLAGDDLLTGLRGNDILNGGDGSDYLSGGKGFDTLNGGLGDDNLVGGAGNDVFVLGAGLGVDTISDFGNGQDTIQLINGLTFGQLSISAGTNGTLIGLASSGEVLAALTGVAPNLMGTEDFISV, encoded by the coding sequence ATGACTATTACTCGCGTCTCTGTAGACTCAGCAGGCAATCCGGGGAACAGCTACTCGCTGTTCCCCTCCATCTCAGCCGACGGGCAGTTTGTGGCGTTTGGATCTATTTCCACCAACCTCGTGCCGGGGGACACTAACAATAGCGAGGACATCTTCGTGCGGGACTTGTTAACCAATACCACCACCCGCGTCTCTGTAGACTCAGCAGGCAACCAGGCGAACCGCTACTCTTTCCCTCCCTCCATCTCAGCCGACGGGCGGTTTGTGGCGTTTTCTTCTGATGCCGCTAACCTCGTGCCGGGGGATACTAGCAATACCGGAGACATCTTCGTGCGGGACTTGTTAACCAATACCACCACCCGCGTCTCTGTAGACTCAGCAGGCAATCCGGGGAACAGCAACTCCTTCTCTCCCTCCATCTCAGCCGACGGGAGGTTTGTGGCGTTTTTATCTGATGCCGCTAACCTCGTGCCGGGGGATACTAACAATCAAACCGACATCTTCGTGCGCGACTTGTTAACCAATACCACCACCCGCGCCTTTGTTGACTCAGCAGGCAATCAGGGGAACAACTTCTCCAATTACCCCTCTATCTCGGCCAACGGGCAGAAAGTGGCGTTTTCATCTTTGGCCGCCAATCTCGTGCCGGGAGATACCAACAACGGCCCAGACGTATTCGTTGCTGACATCGGCAACACTCCAGGCGGCATCAATAACTCTCCAAACGCCATCAACGGCACTCCCGGCAACGACAACCTGACAGGCACTCCAGGCAACGATCTCATCAACGGTTTGGCAGGCGATGACCTGCTGACTGGTTTGCGGGGCAATGATATCCTTAATGGTGGCGACGGCAGCGACTACCTGTCTGGTGGCAAAGGTTTTGACACCCTCAACGGCGGTTTGGGCGACGATAATCTTGTCGGCGGCGCGGGCAACGATGTATTTGTTTTAGGTGCGGGGTTGGGAGTTGATACAATCTCTGATTTCGGCAACGGTCAAGATACCATTCAATTAATTAATGGCTTGACTTTCGGACAACTATCAATTTCCGCTGGAACTAACGGCACATTAATTGGATTAGCTAGCAGCGGTGAAGTTTTAGCTGCTTTGACAGGCGTTGCTCCCAATCTCATGGGCACTGAAGATTTCATCTCTGTTTAG
- a CDS encoding leucine-rich repeat domain-containing protein — translation MTTYNNFSEWCKHKESLSPSAKHTLEILLQISDTSECDRANELLSNTKELNLKNLQIIDISPLSSFTQLTNLILGSNQISDIAPLQSLTNLKTLVIDVNQILDISPLSSLINLTVLVLDTNQISDISPLAGLTDLTALVLFDNKISDITPVKNLTNLNALILYNNQISDIAPLENLTELQTLYLYNNKISDITPLASLKNLTTLFLFGNEISDLTPLEALTNLNKLVLFQNKISDISPLTSLTNLIELNLGNNQISDISPLKSLTNLTELYLFNNPISDSSALQALNNLFLLDLYNNQISDISSLESLHKLTTLDLRGNPIVNKICPVNPESICRF, via the coding sequence ATGACAACTTATAATAACTTTTCCGAGTGGTGCAAGCACAAAGAAAGTCTCTCGCCCAGCGCCAAACATACCCTAGAAATACTGTTGCAAATCTCAGACACTTCTGAGTGCGATCGAGCCAACGAACTGCTTTCTAATACAAAAGAACTTAACCTCAAAAATCTTCAAATTATCGATATCAGCCCCCTCTCATCTTTCACTCAACTTACTAATCTCATCCTCGGCAGCAATCAAATATCTGACATCGCTCCCCTGCAATCTCTAACTAACCTGAAAACTCTGGTTATAGATGTCAATCAAATATTAGATATCAGTCCGCTTTCATCTCTAATAAATCTGACTGTACTCGTTCTCGATACCAATCAAATCTCAGACATCAGTCCCCTAGCAGGTCTAACCGATCTTACCGCACTTGTCTTGTTTGACAACAAAATTTCCGACATCACTCCGGTAAAAAATTTAACTAACTTAAATGCGCTGATTCTCTACAACAATCAAATTTCAGATATCGCTCCTCTGGAAAATTTAACTGAACTTCAGACACTCTACCTTTACAATAATAAAATATCGGATATCACCCCGCTGGCTTCCTTAAAAAATCTGACTACGCTGTTTCTATTCGGAAATGAAATATCTGACCTGACTCCGCTGGAAGCTCTAACTAACTTAAATAAATTGGTTTTATTCCAAAATAAAATATCAGATATTAGTCCTTTGACATCGCTTACTAATTTAATTGAACTCAACCTCGGTAACAATCAAATATCAGACATCAGTCCGCTGAAATCGTTAACTAATTTGACAGAACTTTATTTGTTCAACAATCCGATTTCGGATAGCAGCGCGCTACAAGCTTTAAATAATTTATTTTTACTAGACTTGTACAACAATCAAATCTCTGATATCAGTTCCCTGGAATCTTTGCACAAGTTAACTACCCTGGACTTGCGCGGGAATCCCATTGTTAATAAAATTTGCCCTGTCAATCCTGAATCAATCTGCAGGTTTTAA
- a CDS encoding pentapeptide repeat-containing protein: MNASEILRRYTSGELDFQGMNLRGIYLSGADLIGVNLSSADLWGANLAMSYLSRINLQRANLTNAKLCGANLNQANLSGANLSDADFHGATLQGADFRKANISLAVFIDANLSDADMRGVNLQGADLRGACLRGANLRKEVRIFEGANLRGANLQGADLRGVNLQGADLTKANLSHANLTEAFLGEANLTQANLSEAILNGIFLTEATLVETNFSWAVMTNAKLERAVLIDAELAGANLRGAFLPDVKLSNANLVMADLSRANLVRADLSRANLNQANLSEADLTDAYLARTDLREAILHRTALIRADLSTANLTGAQWRGTIMPNGEMHG; encoded by the coding sequence ATGAATGCCAGCGAAATTTTAAGGCGATATACATCAGGAGAACTAGATTTTCAAGGTATGAATCTCAGAGGGATATACCTGAGCGGTGCAGATTTAATTGGCGTCAATTTAAGCAGTGCTGACCTCTGGGGTGCAAATTTAGCGATGTCGTACCTGAGCAGAATTAACCTTCAGCGCGCAAATTTAACTAATGCAAAGCTGTGCGGTGCTAACTTAAATCAAGCAAACTTGAGCGGAGCAAATTTGTCCGATGCCGACTTTCACGGAGCGACTTTGCAAGGTGCAGACTTTCGCAAAGCCAACATCTCTTTAGCAGTTTTTATTGATGCAAATTTGAGCGATGCAGATATGCGAGGTGTGAATTTGCAAGGTGCAGATTTGCGCGGGGCGTGCTTGCGGGGTGCAAATTTGCGGAAGGAGGTGCGGATTTTTGAAGGTGCAAATTTGCGGGGTGCAAATTTGCAAGGTGCAGATTTGCGGGGCGTCAATTTGCAAGGTGCAGATTTGACTAAAGCTAATCTCAGTCACGCTAATTTGACTGAAGCATTTCTGGGAGAAGCAAATTTGACTCAGGCGAATTTGAGCGAAGCTATTTTAAATGGCATATTTTTGACTGAAGCAACTTTGGTAGAAACAAATTTTTCCTGGGCTGTAATGACAAATGCTAAGTTGGAAAGAGCTGTGTTAATTGATGCTGAATTGGCTGGCGCTAACTTGCGCGGTGCATTTCTTCCTGATGTTAAGTTGAGCAATGCTAATTTAGTTATGGCTGACTTGAGTCGAGCTAATTTGGTAAGGGCTGATTTGAGTCGAGCTAATTTGAATCAGGCAAATTTGAGTGAAGCTGATTTGACTGATGCTTACCTGGCTAGAACAGATTTGCGGGAGGCAATTTTGCACCGCACAGCTTTGATTAGGGCAGATTTGAGCACTGCTAATTTAACGGGTGCTCAGTGGCGCGGTACAATTATGCCGAATGGAGAAATGCACGGATAA
- a CDS encoding ABA4-like family protein yields the protein MTPELIFNAGNLFVVPFWAIMILLPNWGITRKVMNSFIPFAVLAALYIYLFGSSLTAENAAALSNPKLADIAKFLGEETAAATGWIHFLVMDLFVGRWIYLEGQRTGVWTVHSLALCFFAGPMGLLSHIVTAWITQRFFPSSESLSGAGSGAQPQEN from the coding sequence ATGACACCAGAACTAATTTTTAATGCCGGTAATCTGTTCGTTGTGCCTTTCTGGGCAATTATGATTTTATTACCAAACTGGGGAATTACCCGAAAAGTGATGAATTCCTTCATTCCGTTTGCAGTGCTCGCCGCTTTATACATATATTTGTTTGGTAGCAGTCTAACTGCGGAAAATGCGGCAGCTTTGTCGAATCCCAAGCTAGCAGATATTGCTAAGTTTCTGGGGGAGGAAACGGCGGCTGCTACGGGATGGATACATTTTTTAGTGATGGACTTGTTTGTCGGGCGCTGGATTTATTTGGAAGGACAGCGGACAGGAGTTTGGACGGTTCATTCTTTGGCTTTGTGTTTTTTTGCTGGGCCGATGGGATTGCTTTCTCATATTGTAACTGCTTGGATTACTCAAAGGTTTTTCCCGAGTTCTGAAAGTCTTTCAGGGGCGGGTTCTGGGGCCCAGCCACAAGAAAATTGA
- a CDS encoding sensor histidine kinase, with amino-acid sequence MGQQQRPKDLDEQIATLERVLQTLREEENVEVLLSTTLGYLQSEFDWRLIWIGLYDRQAHRLFGKGGITPNGDLSFLKQRFALSPGDLLEQVVIQLRPVGVPDLRSENRAGEWRKAAQTFNIQGTTLFPLRYKDRCYGVILLGTDVWGSSPKSGEKTQLAIVFGALATALYQIEKDWQRQQIKHPDESLLALISQLGELRSLDQYLQAVVEQTHEFIEPTRTNVYWFERERRYFWRRVSNREVTPGLGGPVRAASGITVQDLGEFYQALGREEIVWIGESQSSLKTELTGRLMQQIRARSLLAAPIVSEGELLGFLAVEASEARIWQDNEKHYLQGVAQLVALTAPVSEMEEKIQQIEIDRDLTAGIAHAIYSDADWEATLKNTAEQLCERLKCEYFLLLLYGDEQNRFEIVCQNLPRNRRAVPSPLNALDVADVGLLQEIAPLAIENWEEDGRLGAWREVLGEAGVRSLLASSTRAKKEEGENPNLKSKIANRKSIEGLLVVGHSATRTWRRSEQELVRLVGEQLGLILHSWQQSSAIDKYQQFERSLKSGLAVLHHSPDEQSEQEISAASPTMFPELPLQKLDRNFAQHVSQTISCPLVAVITWNPGEEQGSIVAAVAANPVFALNPEAVIPVQTDALIQQTLAANCVVQQSTSQLPLATKRWLRSPGIGEILTVALRTAPEHAPAGIVVAADAPGRQWSELSVSLLSSMASQLAWWRRYLAVQSIQESQRLDLELLNWYKQRRFEDFYRTLAAGVKELGELSQSILQSAKEQKDALKILRYQQVLRQIGNALGSTHLLLKQEHWRLQFGQDAVPVSAWLRRSLDRTAPLVKQSKVSLEVHRETAVSMPAGQTLSVRGDSIKLDLILCELLATACRRSAVGAKIEIRSQLLGEDLLELSVVDSGACDRQLIAAFKGGSEPDILAVSSSHRSIVQNLLICQRAVRLMGGNFSIEMLENNLIVARLVLPLANS; translated from the coding sequence ATGGGGCAGCAGCAAAGACCAAAGGATTTAGACGAACAAATCGCGACCCTAGAGCGCGTTCTCCAGACTCTCCGAGAAGAGGAGAATGTTGAAGTGCTACTTTCGACCACACTCGGTTACTTGCAATCGGAATTTGACTGGCGGTTGATTTGGATCGGGTTGTACGATCGACAGGCCCACAGATTGTTCGGGAAAGGCGGCATAACTCCTAACGGCGACCTGTCTTTTCTCAAACAGCGGTTTGCTCTCAGTCCGGGGGATTTGCTGGAACAAGTGGTGATTCAGCTCCGCCCGGTGGGAGTCCCGGATTTGCGATCGGAAAACAGAGCCGGAGAATGGCGCAAGGCAGCTCAAACTTTCAATATTCAAGGCACGACTCTGTTTCCGCTGCGCTACAAAGACCGCTGCTACGGCGTGATTTTGCTCGGCACAGACGTGTGGGGATCGTCGCCCAAGTCGGGGGAAAAAACGCAGTTGGCGATCGTATTTGGAGCGCTGGCAACTGCTCTTTACCAAATAGAAAAAGACTGGCAGCGACAACAAATCAAACACCCAGATGAGTCTCTTTTAGCGCTGATTTCGCAGTTGGGGGAATTGCGATCGCTCGACCAATACTTGCAAGCGGTTGTCGAGCAAACTCATGAATTTATCGAGCCGACGCGCACCAATGTTTATTGGTTCGAGCGAGAGCGGCGCTATTTTTGGCGCCGAGTCAGCAACCGCGAAGTTACTCCGGGTTTGGGCGGGCCAGTCCGAGCGGCTTCGGGCATCACCGTCCAAGACTTGGGCGAATTTTATCAGGCTTTGGGCAGAGAAGAAATAGTTTGGATCGGTGAATCTCAAAGTTCTCTGAAAACTGAGCTGACGGGGCGGTTGATGCAGCAAATCCGCGCTCGCTCTCTGTTGGCTGCGCCGATTGTTTCGGAAGGGGAATTGTTGGGATTTTTGGCAGTGGAAGCCAGCGAAGCGCGGATTTGGCAAGACAATGAAAAACATTACCTGCAGGGAGTGGCGCAGTTAGTAGCTCTGACGGCTCCTGTGTCGGAGATGGAGGAGAAAATTCAGCAAATTGAGATCGATCGAGATTTAACGGCCGGAATAGCTCACGCCATCTACAGCGATGCTGACTGGGAGGCGACTTTGAAAAATACCGCCGAACAGTTGTGCGAGAGGCTCAAATGCGAATACTTTTTGCTGCTGCTGTACGGCGACGAACAAAATCGCTTTGAAATTGTCTGCCAAAATTTGCCCCGCAATCGCAGGGCAGTGCCGTCGCCGCTCAACGCCCTCGATGTGGCTGACGTGGGGCTGCTGCAAGAAATCGCACCTCTGGCTATTGAAAATTGGGAGGAAGACGGGCGGTTGGGGGCTTGGCGGGAAGTGTTGGGGGAGGCGGGGGTGCGATCGCTTTTGGCATCGAGCACTAGGGCGAAAAAGGAAGAGGGAGAAAACCCCAATCTAAAATCGAAAATCGCCAATCGCAAATCGATCGAGGGTTTGCTGGTTGTCGGGCACAGTGCAACTCGCACTTGGAGGCGATCTGAGCAAGAATTAGTTCGGCTAGTGGGCGAACAACTCGGATTGATCCTGCACTCGTGGCAGCAGAGTTCGGCAATCGACAAATATCAGCAATTTGAGCGCTCGCTCAAATCTGGTTTGGCGGTTTTGCACCATTCTCCTGATGAGCAATCTGAACAAGAGATATCTGCTGCTTCACCGACGATGTTCCCAGAGTTGCCGCTACAAAAGCTCGATCGTAACTTTGCTCAACACGTTTCCCAGACAATTTCCTGTCCTTTAGTAGCCGTAATTACTTGGAATCCCGGTGAGGAGCAAGGTTCCATCGTGGCGGCGGTAGCTGCCAACCCCGTATTTGCCCTCAATCCCGAGGCGGTGATTCCTGTCCAAACAGATGCTTTGATCCAACAAACCCTGGCTGCTAACTGCGTGGTGCAACAGAGCACGAGCCAACTGCCACTGGCGACAAAGCGGTGGCTCCGCAGTCCGGGAATTGGCGAGATTCTGACGGTGGCGCTGCGGACTGCCCCAGAACACGCTCCGGCGGGCATTGTGGTGGCTGCGGACGCTCCGGGCCGCCAGTGGTCGGAGTTGTCGGTGAGTTTACTCAGCTCGATGGCGTCTCAGTTGGCTTGGTGGCGCAGGTATTTGGCGGTGCAATCGATCCAGGAGTCGCAGCGATTGGATCTGGAGTTGCTCAACTGGTACAAACAGCGCCGTTTTGAGGATTTTTACCGAACTCTGGCAGCGGGGGTGAAGGAGTTGGGGGAGTTGAGTCAGTCGATTTTGCAGTCGGCGAAGGAACAAAAGGATGCTCTGAAAATTTTGCGCTACCAACAGGTTTTGCGGCAAATTGGCAATGCTTTGGGGTCAACTCATTTGCTGCTGAAACAGGAACATTGGCGGCTGCAATTCGGACAAGATGCGGTGCCTGTGAGCGCTTGGCTGAGGCGATCGCTCGATCGAACGGCCCCCCTGGTCAAACAGTCGAAAGTCTCGCTGGAAGTGCACAGAGAAACTGCTGTGTCGATGCCTGCGGGCCAGACTTTGAGCGTTCGCGGCGACAGCATCAAGCTGGATTTGATACTGTGCGAATTGCTGGCGACGGCTTGCAGGCGCTCTGCAGTTGGCGCCAAGATTGAGATTCGCTCTCAGTTGTTGGGGGAAGATTTGTTAGAATTGTCTGTGGTCGATAGCGGCGCGTGCGATCGACAGTTAATTGCTGCCTTCAAAGGCGGTTCCGAACCCGATATATTAGCGGTTTCTAGTTCACATAGGTCGATCGTGCAAAATCTCTTAATTTGTCAGCGAGCAGTACGCTTAATGGGGGGAAACTTTTCTATAGAAATGTTAGAAAACAATTTAATTGTGGCTCGTTTAGTGCTGCCCCTAGCCAATTCTTAA
- a CDS encoding quinone-dependent dihydroorotate dehydrogenase: MDIYQSGVRPLLFSVLKTDAEWLHNRTLQILELAARTQSNPATSQMLSRLQKSLGVQDSRVEQSLWGLSFNNPVGLAAGFDKNGVAADIWANFGFGFAELGTVTCQPQPGNPQPRLFRLTEDSAVLNRMGFNNQGAAAMAARFQAAQKQSQFDASRPMAQSPFPLGINLGKSKVTPLEQAAADYLESFKLLKDWGDYFVVNVSSPNTPGLRSLQDAAGLSTILEILQQENRGIKPILVKIAPDLESEAIASILDIAKTYQLAGIIATNTTIRRDGLKTQILRETGKPIAEEAGGISGLPVRERSTEVIRFIWQYTKGELPIIGVGGIFTAEDAWEKIAAGASLIQVYTGWVYEGPWMVRRILQGLLQKLEEKGFNSISEAVGSENIK, translated from the coding sequence TTGGATATTTATCAATCAGGTGTACGGCCGCTGTTGTTTTCCGTATTGAAAACCGATGCCGAGTGGCTGCACAACCGCACTCTCCAAATTCTCGAACTCGCAGCCAGAACCCAGTCAAACCCGGCAACCAGCCAAATGCTCTCTCGATTGCAGAAATCTTTGGGAGTCCAAGATTCTCGCGTCGAACAATCTTTGTGGGGACTGAGCTTTAACAATCCTGTCGGCTTAGCCGCCGGATTTGATAAAAACGGCGTAGCTGCTGACATTTGGGCAAATTTTGGCTTTGGCTTTGCCGAACTCGGCACTGTCACTTGTCAACCACAGCCGGGAAACCCCCAACCTCGCTTGTTTCGCTTGACGGAGGACAGTGCAGTCCTCAACCGCATGGGATTTAACAATCAAGGAGCCGCGGCAATGGCAGCCCGGTTTCAGGCAGCACAGAAACAGTCACAATTCGATGCCTCGCGCCCCATGGCTCAGTCCCCATTCCCCTTGGGCATCAATCTCGGTAAATCTAAGGTAACACCGTTAGAGCAAGCAGCAGCCGACTATTTGGAGAGTTTTAAGCTGCTGAAAGATTGGGGCGACTATTTTGTAGTGAATGTTTCCTCTCCGAATACGCCGGGGTTGCGATCGCTCCAAGATGCTGCTGGGCTTAGCACAATTTTGGAAATTTTGCAACAAGAAAATCGGGGAATCAAGCCAATTTTAGTCAAGATTGCGCCGGATTTGGAGTCAGAGGCGATCGCATCAATCCTCGACATAGCAAAAACCTACCAACTAGCAGGAATTATCGCCACCAATACCACCATCCGCCGCGACGGACTGAAAACACAAATATTGCGAGAAACAGGCAAACCCATCGCCGAAGAAGCCGGGGGAATTAGCGGGCTTCCAGTGCGGGAGCGATCGACAGAAGTAATCCGATTTATCTGGCAATATACAAAAGGCGAATTACCCATAATTGGAGTTGGCGGCATTTTCACCGCCGAAGATGCTTGGGAAAAAATAGCAGCCGGTGCCAGTTTAATTCAAGTTTACACCGGTTGGGTTTACGAAGGGCCTTGGATGGTGCGTCGGATTCTCCAAGGTTTGCTGCAAAAGTTAGAAGAAAAAGGATTTAATTCGATTTCTGAGGCAGTAGGTTCGGAAAATATTAAATAG